CCGAATACTACGGGGAAGGCGGCGGCGCCTTCACCTTTCTTCGGAAGAACCACGCACCGCAGTTCGCCGGCAGCCTGTCCTGGGTCCTGATCGTGGGCTATGTGCTCACCAACGCGGTCTACGCCTTCACATTCGGCCAGTATCTGGCACATGTGGTCGACCTGGGGCCCTGGTTCGCCCGGACGGCGGCGATTGCCATCATCGCGCTGTTCGTCGGGCTGAATCTGCGGGGCGCGGGCGAGGCTGGCGGGGTCGAGGTGTTTCTTGTGTGGTTCAAGCTGATCGTGCTGGTCGGGCTCGCGGGCTGGGGTTTGGCGGCGTGGAATCCGCCGCTGCTCTCGCAGGGCGTGCCCGAGGCAGGCATCGGCGCGGCGCTGTTCGGCGCTGCCTCGGTATTCATGGCCTACGAGGGCTTTCAGTTGCTCACCTATGACTACGACGACATCGCCTCGCCGAATCAGACGCTCGCCCGCGCCGTGCTCTCGGCGATCGTCATCGTCACCGGTGTCTACATCCTCGTGGCGCTTGGCACGGCGATGCTGATCGGGGCCGATCAGGTCGTCGAACACAAGGAAATCGCATTGGCCGTCGCCGGTCGGGAGGCGCTCGGTACGGCCGGACTGGTGATCGTGACGGTCGCCGCGGCGTTCTCGACCGGTTCGGCAATCAACTCGACGCTGTTCGCCACCGCGCGTCTCGCGCACGAGGTCGCTTCGAACGGGGAGCTGCCGGCTGCGTTCGATCACACCAACCGAGCCGGGGTGCCGGACCGGGCCGTCCTTGGGTTGGGTGCATTCGCGGCCGTACTTGCCGTCGTCGGCACGCTGTCGATGCTGGTCGAGGCGGCCAGCCTGGCGTTCCTGTTCACCTTTGCGGTGGTGTGCGCGCTGGCCTGTGCCCGGCGCACGGGGAGCCGTTGGGTGACCGGTCTGGGTGCCCTCCTCGCAACCGCGGCAACGGTGGCCCTGATCGTTCGGCTTGCGCGCAACGAACCGCTTGCCCTGGCGTTTCTGGGTGTTCTGGTTGCGCTCGCCATGTTCGCTCGGCCGGTGCTCTTGCGACACGTGAAAACCGAGCAACCCTGACGGGCTGGCGGGCCCAGGGTTCGTCTGTCCGGCTCCGGCGGGCCATCGGGTCTGGGGCAGTGCGGCGGTCGCGTCCACGATCCGCCCAGGGGGACGGCACCGCCCTCTCCCGTCGTCCGATCGATCGGGACGGGCGCCGCGGGGCGTCCGGGGCGCCGATCAGGCCGGTTCGACGGGTGGGTGCGGTGCTGGTCGCCCGAAATAGAAGCCTTGAACCTTGTCGCAATTGCGATCGCGCAGGAAGCGTGCCTGGGCTTCGGTTTCGACCCCTTCGGCGACGACGGTGAAGGCGAGATTCTTGCCCATGGCGATGGTGGCTTCCATCAGCTTCTGATCCTCCGGGCTATGCTCCGAGTTGCGGATCACGCTGCCGTCGATATTGACGGTATCGAAGCGGAAGCGATTGAGTGTGGACAGGGAGGAGTAACTGGCGCCGAAATTGTCGATGGCGATGCGAACGCCCAGCATGCGGATCTGCCCGAGAATCTTGATGGCCTCGCCCACATCCGCCAATAACGCGCTCTCGGCCACGCCCAGTTCGAGCAACTCCGGATCGATCCCCGTGACACGCACGATCCGCCCCAGGTCATGCGCGAGATTCGGATCCGTAAATTGCCGTGCAGACAGGTTGACGCACATGGTCAGCGGCTTGCCCGTCGCCTGTTGAATGGCCATGCAT
This sequence is a window from Candidatus Macondimonas diazotrophica. Protein-coding genes within it:
- a CDS encoding APC family permease, with product MSESAGKLGFNATWSMAVGGMIGGGIFSTLGVVIAIAGAWAWLSFAAAGCIALCAGYSYVKLAEYYGEGGGAFTFLRKNHAPQFAGSLSWVLIVGYVLTNAVYAFTFGQYLAHVVDLGPWFARTAAIAIIALFVGLNLRGAGEAGGVEVFLVWFKLIVLVGLAGWGLAAWNPPLLSQGVPEAGIGAALFGAASVFMAYEGFQLLTYDYDDIASPNQTLARAVLSAIVIVTGVYILVALGTAMLIGADQVVEHKEIALAVAGREALGTAGLVIVTVAAAFSTGSAINSTLFATARLAHEVASNGELPAAFDHTNRAGVPDRAVLGLGAFAAVLAVVGTLSMLVEAASLAFLFTFAVVCALACARRTGSRWVTGLGALLATAATVALIVRLARNEPLALAFLGVLVALAMFARPVLLRHVKTEQP